The DNA region TACCTACAATGAGGCGTTGTGACCATTTACTGGCAGTACGATTGGCTCGCCAAAGATCGGCGTTTACCAACTTTGGGAAAGGACTTATGGTCATAGAACGTTAATAGCTTAATGTTTCATCTGACAGGCGATCGCCCCACAAAAAGGAGCGAAGCGGGAAACTTGAGAAAAGACAAACTTCCAATCAAGATTCCCATAGAAAGAGCAGAACCACAAAAACAGAAAAAGGAGCGATCGCCAACACACTAGATATCGGCTCCACTCCCTCAAACTATTTTAGGAATCTAGAGAACTTCATCAAGCTTCACACCAACGGTAGAACCACCACCGAAGATAGAACCCACAGTTTTCTCCTCAATACGAGTTATAGCCTTACTGTAAATTTCAGAAGACATTGCAACATAACCAACCTCAGAAACCAGACTGCCATTCTCTTCCTGCATATAGAAGTCAACAAATGCAGAAACTTCAGGACGCTCTAGCGCATCAGTGCTCACATAGATAAAGATAGGACGCGCAAGAGGCTGATAAGTTGTGTCATCTACAGTTGCCACACTAGGTGCAACACAACCTTCACCATTAGCTGCATCTTCATCATCAACCTCTACAGCACGAAGACGATCTACGTTCTCTTCAAAGTAAGCAAGACCGAAGTAACCGAGAGCACCAGTATCTTGGGCAACACCTTGTACAACAACATTGTCATCCTCACTGGCAGTATAGTCACCACGGCTGAGACCTTCATCACCATTAATTGCATCAGTGAAGTAGTCGAATGTACCAGAATCAGTACCAGGACCATAGAGAGTCAAAGGCTGATCAGGGAAACCCTCACGAACCTGGCTCCAGTTATCAATAGTGCCCTCAGCATCAGGAGACCAAATTTTGGTGAGTTCTGCAGTTGTTAAGCACATTGCCCAATCATTTTCGAGGTTCGCAACAACTGAGATTGCATCATAAGCAACAGGAATCTCAATGTACTCAATACCGCCTTCTTCGCAGAGCGCGATTTCAGACTCTTTGATAGGACGAGAAGCATCGGAAATGTCAGTTTCACCAGAACAAAATTTCTTGAAACCACCACCAGTACCAGAAACACCAACGGTGATACGAACATCAGGATTTGCCTTCTGAAATTCCTCAGCCATTGCCTCGGTGATAGGGAAAACTGTACTAGAACCATCGATAGCAACACTACCTGAAAGCCCAGAACCAGCTTCTTCAGTAGTTTCTTCAGTTGTATCAGTACCTTCAGAAGTATCGGTAGCAGGTTGGTCACCACCACAAGCGCCTAGCATTGTGATGAGAGCCAAACTCGAAAGGCCTAAAGACCAAGCGCGGAAGCGAGTGGCTTGCTGTTTCATAATATCCTCTGTGTGCAATTAAAAAATGTGAGATCAAGCCTAATTAGACCCAAACAATATATTGAATTAAGCAAATACAGCAAAGTACTAGAAAGTCCATTTCTAAGTACATCACTTTATAACTTACTCATCAATCTCAGTTATTAAATAAAAACCGAGTTCATTTACGTTTCAGAATGGTTATACCACATGCAAACAAAGATGTGATCATTCTCACAGCTTTTTCTGAAAGTTTCTATAATGCAAGAACTTAAAGCTTAAATGAT from [Leptolyngbya] sp. PCC 7376 includes:
- a CDS encoding PstS family phosphate ABC transporter substrate-binding protein is translated as MKQQATRFRAWSLGLSSLALITMLGACGGDQPATDTSEGTDTTEETTEEAGSGLSGSVAIDGSSTVFPITEAMAEEFQKANPDVRITVGVSGTGGGFKKFCSGETDISDASRPIKESEIALCEEGGIEYIEIPVAYDAISVVANLENDWAMCLTTAELTKIWSPDAEGTIDNWSQVREGFPDQPLTLYGPGTDSGTFDYFTDAINGDEGLSRGDYTASEDDNVVVQGVAQDTGALGYFGLAYFEENVDRLRAVEVDDEDAANGEGCVAPSVATVDDTTYQPLARPIFIYVSTDALERPEVSAFVDFYMQEENGSLVSEVGYVAMSSEIYSKAITRIEEKTVGSIFGGGSTVGVKLDEVL